One window from the genome of Synechococcus sp. PROS-7-1 encodes:
- a CDS encoding cysteine desulfurase family protein: protein MVRADATPIYLDACATTPLRPGVQQRMLDAQTQAWGNPSSLHSFGIAAAEALERTRVEIGALLGADADEVLITSGATESIHLGIRGLASSFPPGRIVISAVEHPAVTAAAQALIPLGWQVSMAPVDSQGLIQLDRFEELLRPPTRLVSVIWGQSEVGTLQPLQTIGALCHQYAVPFHTDATQVISQALPNWNTLPVDLLTASAHKCGGPRGVGLLLIRRAWKQQLNALLTGGGQENNLRSGTESAVLVAGMAEALSQIQRCDVDGLPDSGDGIRRIRDELELQLCRTAGVATIGQPHQRLPHHLALVLRDRSGQPLSGRRMVRVLDQEGLAVSSGSACSSGRDTDSSVLAAMTIPREMRRSGLRLSLGFWNTSNQIESIVERFDRALLACAES from the coding sequence ATGGTCAGAGCTGACGCGACGCCCATTTACCTCGATGCCTGTGCCACGACACCGCTTCGACCGGGTGTGCAGCAAAGGATGTTGGATGCTCAAACTCAGGCCTGGGGCAATCCTTCCAGCCTTCATTCCTTTGGGATTGCAGCAGCGGAAGCCCTGGAACGCACAAGGGTTGAAATCGGTGCACTGCTCGGTGCCGACGCCGATGAAGTTCTGATTACCTCAGGAGCCACTGAATCCATTCATCTCGGGATCCGCGGATTGGCGTCATCCTTCCCGCCAGGACGGATCGTGATCTCCGCTGTGGAGCATCCTGCTGTCACGGCGGCAGCGCAGGCACTGATCCCCTTGGGATGGCAGGTGTCGATGGCCCCTGTTGATTCGCAGGGACTCATCCAACTGGATCGTTTCGAAGAGCTTCTGCGCCCACCCACGCGTCTGGTGTCCGTGATCTGGGGACAGAGTGAGGTGGGCACGCTTCAACCGCTTCAGACCATCGGCGCTCTTTGCCATCAGTACGCAGTTCCCTTCCATACGGATGCCACGCAGGTGATCAGCCAGGCCCTGCCCAACTGGAACACCCTGCCTGTGGATTTACTGACCGCGTCAGCCCACAAATGTGGGGGGCCAAGAGGTGTGGGCCTGCTTCTGATTCGCCGAGCCTGGAAACAGCAACTCAACGCGTTGTTGACGGGGGGCGGGCAAGAGAACAACTTGCGCAGTGGCACTGAATCCGCCGTGTTGGTGGCTGGCATGGCTGAGGCGCTGTCGCAGATTCAACGTTGTGACGTGGATGGGCTTCCTGACAGCGGCGATGGCATCCGGCGAATCAGAGATGAATTGGAGCTTCAGCTCTGTCGAACAGCTGGTGTCGCAACGATCGGACAGCCTCATCAACGCCTCCCGCATCATTTGGCTCTGGTGCTTCGCGACCGTTCAGGGCAGCCGTTGTCTGGTCGGCGAATGGTGCGCGTTCTCGATCAAGAGGGACTGGCCGTGAGCAGTGGGAGCGCCTGCTCATCAGGGCGTGACACGGACAGCAGTGTGCTTGCAGCGATGACCATTCCCCGGGAGATGAGACGCTCGGGCCTGAGGCTTAGCCTCGGCTTCTGGAACACGTCCAACCAGATCGAGAGCATCGTTGAGCGTTTTGATCGTGCGTTACTGGCCTGTGCTGAAAGCTGA
- a CDS encoding DUF1995 family protein, which yields MSAVLPADLLEAEQRTISALESVLGGIRRGRWMVTWRFEGLRVMGPALRMARTLKERSWPLLVAFPDAGAAALAKRDAPDLANCCVDFMQLQRDPAWANRGELLLLIGAQPSDYETVEAICNLWKEPVVLVNGRLEDAGVGIGSVARSRRRGFLATWSSAFHLEPLAQGALLLERQKEWELFRCDPDGYRWIQRFEQRPDPEQIDAAVSPSADGLRQTLGAVDRLIDDLRG from the coding sequence GTGAGCGCTGTTCTTCCTGCTGATCTTCTCGAGGCTGAACAGCGCACGATCTCAGCGTTGGAGTCTGTGCTGGGTGGGATTCGGAGAGGGCGCTGGATGGTGACCTGGCGTTTTGAAGGCCTGCGGGTCATGGGACCAGCACTGCGCATGGCAAGAACGCTTAAGGAACGCAGCTGGCCTTTGCTCGTGGCTTTTCCCGATGCTGGCGCGGCGGCTCTCGCTAAACGCGATGCGCCTGATCTCGCCAACTGTTGCGTTGATTTCATGCAGCTGCAGAGGGATCCGGCCTGGGCTAACCGAGGTGAACTGCTCCTGCTCATTGGTGCCCAGCCAAGCGACTACGAAACTGTTGAAGCGATCTGCAACCTCTGGAAAGAGCCAGTGGTGCTTGTCAACGGACGACTTGAGGATGCCGGGGTCGGCATCGGCAGTGTGGCCCGTTCCAGACGCCGAGGATTTTTGGCCACTTGGTCCAGCGCCTTCCATCTGGAGCCTCTCGCGCAAGGGGCTTTGCTGTTGGAACGTCAGAAGGAATGGGAGCTGTTCCGCTGTGATCCCGATGGATACCGTTGGATTCAGCGGTTCGAACAACGCCCTGACCCGGAGCAGATCGATGCAGCCGTTAGTCCATCAGCGGATGGATTGCGCCAAACATTGGGTGCTGTGGATCGACTGATTGACGATCTCAGAGGTTGA
- a CDS encoding DUF4330 domain-containing protein yields the protein MGIKDRFRSLSVIDAAAALVAVAAVAGVLWSPKLSNTIARATGSVKPVVVSVDVRNSSSADPDGLIKQALDRGRTNLVIRNQPAGSAELIRVDDISRKLVAVQPDGRVVSAVDPNRQDQGILDARFVLRSNATVTPSGVVVAGTKLKVGTPVELDGRLYRLNGIVSGIDVQ from the coding sequence ATGGGCATCAAGGATCGTTTTCGCTCCCTGTCGGTGATTGATGCAGCTGCCGCTCTTGTGGCAGTGGCAGCCGTTGCTGGTGTGCTCTGGAGCCCGAAACTCAGCAACACGATTGCCAGAGCCACAGGCTCCGTGAAACCTGTTGTTGTGAGTGTGGATGTCCGCAATTCAAGTTCTGCAGACCCTGATGGTCTGATCAAGCAGGCTCTCGATCGCGGTCGAACCAACCTCGTGATTCGCAATCAGCCTGCTGGCAGTGCGGAACTCATCCGTGTGGATGACATCAGCAGGAAGCTCGTCGCTGTGCAACCTGATGGACGGGTTGTCTCTGCTGTTGATCCGAATCGGCAGGACCAAGGAATCCTCGATGCTCGATTTGTTCTTCGCAGCAATGCCACTGTCACCCCCTCAGGTGTGGTGGTTGCAGGCACAAAGCTCAAAGTGGGAACGCCCGTCGAACTCGACGGTCGCCTTTATCGGCTGAATGGAATCGTCAGCGGGATCGACGTGCAATGA
- the dacB gene encoding D-alanyl-D-alanine carboxypeptidase/D-alanyl-D-alanine-endopeptidase, producing MNTRICLFVLLAATLPAGVQAEEVIPLISPPPPETQQPLPELQKARSCQSLQTAIQANLGSEPRVWSVTVLNSDGDVLGDINGSIARIPASNQKLISTAYALDRLGPDFRLKTRLIQRPDGSMELNGEGDPDLGIAGLQRFALAALRQGGSRGVTSGPVNLMVREEPRRNWWPSDWHPADRGYAYGAPITRLALTSNAVGGAVSDPYTRLQRLFQKEVQRRGGAVRIQQAQPLSMAEISDRGDREEMVVLHEETSAPMHALLSLANTESHNFTAEVLMRQAADLWDVKAASRATERWMWEQGLPVQGLRVADGSGLSRNNRVTSQTIAALLMRMDQHPYAPYYQASMAIAGQRGTLRNLYRGTPIDGRFRGKTGTISGVRSISGILQTADGPRYVSMISNGSSRPNTVIGQILRSVLKFSPCPSSAAPAMLHGGRG from the coding sequence ATGAACACACGCATCTGCCTTTTTGTGCTTCTGGCAGCAACGCTGCCAGCTGGCGTCCAAGCCGAGGAGGTCATTCCCTTGATCTCCCCTCCCCCTCCTGAGACCCAGCAACCGCTCCCTGAGCTGCAAAAAGCGCGTTCCTGTCAGTCGCTACAAACGGCGATCCAGGCCAATCTTGGTTCTGAGCCGAGGGTGTGGTCTGTCACGGTGCTGAACAGTGATGGCGATGTCCTTGGGGATATCAATGGCTCCATCGCTCGTATCCCCGCCTCCAATCAGAAACTGATCAGTACGGCTTACGCCCTGGACCGTCTCGGACCCGATTTCCGGCTGAAAACTCGCCTGATCCAGCGACCGGACGGTTCCATGGAACTGAATGGCGAGGGTGATCCCGACCTGGGTATTGCCGGTCTCCAGCGCTTCGCGCTCGCAGCTCTTCGTCAGGGCGGGTCGCGAGGGGTGACCTCGGGGCCGGTCAACTTGATGGTGCGTGAAGAGCCAAGGCGTAATTGGTGGCCGAGCGACTGGCATCCTGCTGACCGTGGTTATGCCTACGGGGCTCCCATCACACGGTTGGCTCTGACCAGCAATGCCGTCGGTGGTGCCGTCAGCGATCCCTACACCCGACTGCAACGGTTGTTTCAGAAAGAGGTGCAACGGAGGGGTGGTGCCGTTCGCATTCAGCAGGCCCAGCCTTTGAGCATGGCTGAGATCTCTGATCGAGGAGATCGCGAGGAGATGGTGGTTCTGCATGAAGAAACTTCAGCGCCCATGCATGCCTTGCTCAGCCTCGCCAACACGGAGAGCCACAACTTCACAGCTGAGGTGTTGATGCGTCAGGCGGCCGATCTCTGGGACGTGAAGGCTGCATCAAGAGCGACGGAACGCTGGATGTGGGAACAGGGTCTTCCCGTTCAAGGGCTGCGGGTTGCGGACGGAAGTGGTCTGTCCAGGAACAACAGGGTCACGAGCCAAACGATTGCCGCTTTGTTGATGCGTATGGATCAACATCCTTACGCTCCCTATTACCAGGCCTCCATGGCCATTGCCGGACAACGGGGCACACTCAGAAATCTCTACAGAGGGACTCCTATTGATGGACGTTTCCGAGGGAAGACTGGAACCATCAGCGGAGTGAGGAGCATCTCTGGCATCCTGCAAACCGCAGATGGCCCCCGTTATGTGAGCATGATCTCCAACGGCTCGAGCCGGCCGAACACAGTGATCGGCCAGATTCTTCGATCCGTTTTGAAATTCAGCCCGTGCCCTTCATCTGCCGCACCCGCGATGCTGCACGGCGGGCGCGGCTGA
- the coaD gene encoding pantetheine-phosphate adenylyltransferase: protein MKALYPGSFDPLTLGHLDLIERGASLVDELVVAVLQNPGKSPAFPLEQRLRQITASTEHLGNVSVISFDGLTVACAKEQGTRLILRGLRAMSDFEYELQIAHTNRSLDPDFETIFLTTSAHYSFLSSSVVKEVARFGGAVDHMVPRVVAEDLARFFNSAFAPPSR from the coding sequence ATGAAAGCGCTGTATCCAGGCAGCTTCGACCCTCTCACCCTTGGGCATCTCGACCTCATTGAGAGAGGGGCATCCCTTGTCGATGAACTGGTGGTTGCCGTTCTGCAGAACCCAGGGAAGTCGCCAGCGTTTCCCCTTGAACAGCGTCTGCGGCAGATCACCGCTTCCACAGAACACCTCGGCAATGTGTCCGTGATTAGTTTCGATGGACTGACGGTGGCCTGTGCCAAAGAACAAGGCACACGCCTCATCTTGCGTGGACTCCGGGCCATGAGCGATTTCGAATACGAACTTCAGATTGCTCACACCAATCGCTCGCTCGATCCGGATTTCGAAACCATCTTTCTCACCACGTCAGCCCACTACAGCTTTCTCAGCAGCTCGGTCGTGAAGGAAGTGGCCCGATTCGGTGGTGCAGTCGACCACATGGTGCCCCGGGTGGTGGCGGAAGACCTTGCAAGGTTCTTTAATTCGGCTTTCGCCCCCCCGTCGCGATGA
- the uvrC gene encoding excinuclease ABC subunit UvrC, protein MPTLIEQPERLEQRLKEIPTEPGCYLMRDGEDRLLYVGKSKSLRSRVRSYFRSRHDLSPRIRLMVRQICDIEFIVTDSEAEALALESNLIKNQQPHFNVLLKDDKKYPYLCITWSEPYPRIFITRRRRFRSPLDRFYGPYVDVGLLRRTLFLVKRVFPLRQRPRPLHPDRTCLNYSIGRCPGVCQEKISSEAYHRTLRKVAMVFQGRSDELQTLLHQQMDRYAERLDFEAAAKIRDQLQGLDQLTADQKMSLPDSSVSRDVIAMAGDERLAAVQLFQMRAGKLVGRLGYLADASNQPPGLTLQKVIEEHYSQVDSVEIPPELLVQHSLPQQTLIEEWLSEQRERKVQLHCPKQRQKADLIELVQRNADYELQRAKQGQEQQALATEDLAQLLELPVPPRRIEGYDISHIQGSDAVASQVVFIDGLPAKQHYRKYKIRSSSIRAGHSDDFMAMAEIMRRRFRRWARAKREGVDVGALRQKGGSALQTDGLNDWPDVVMIDGGKGQLSAVMEALRELDLHEDLTICSLAKQREEIFLPGESQPLDTDQDQLGVALLRRLRDEAHRFAVSFHRQQRGERMKRSRLSDIPGVGPKRVKDLLAHFHSIDAIQLASVETLAKAPGVGIALARDIRRFFHPDEDTQQDGAVQVSEPISR, encoded by the coding sequence ATGCCCACCCTGATTGAGCAACCGGAACGGCTCGAACAGCGCCTCAAGGAGATTCCCACCGAACCCGGCTGTTATCTGATGCGGGACGGGGAGGACCGCCTTCTCTACGTCGGTAAATCAAAGAGCCTGCGCAGTCGCGTGCGCAGCTATTTCCGCAGCAGACACGACCTGAGCCCGCGCATCCGCCTGATGGTGCGTCAGATCTGCGACATCGAATTCATCGTGACTGACAGTGAGGCCGAGGCTCTCGCTCTCGAGTCGAATCTGATCAAGAACCAGCAGCCTCACTTCAATGTGTTGCTCAAAGACGACAAGAAATATCCCTATCTCTGCATCACCTGGAGCGAGCCTTATCCGCGCATCTTCATCACCCGTCGTCGACGTTTCCGTAGCCCACTTGATCGCTTCTATGGCCCCTACGTGGATGTCGGTCTGCTCAGGAGAACGCTCTTTCTGGTGAAGAGGGTTTTCCCGTTGCGGCAACGACCCCGCCCTTTGCATCCCGATCGAACCTGCCTCAACTACAGCATCGGCCGTTGTCCAGGTGTCTGTCAGGAAAAGATCAGCTCAGAGGCTTACCACCGAACGCTGCGCAAGGTGGCCATGGTGTTTCAGGGGCGCAGTGATGAGCTGCAGACGTTGCTGCACCAGCAGATGGATCGTTACGCAGAACGGCTGGATTTTGAGGCTGCCGCAAAGATCAGAGATCAACTGCAGGGGCTGGATCAACTGACTGCTGACCAGAAGATGAGCCTGCCGGACTCCTCGGTGAGTCGTGATGTGATCGCCATGGCCGGGGATGAACGATTGGCAGCGGTGCAACTGTTTCAGATGCGGGCTGGAAAGCTCGTGGGTCGCCTGGGCTATCTGGCGGACGCATCCAACCAACCGCCGGGACTCACCCTGCAAAAGGTGATCGAAGAGCACTACAGCCAGGTGGATTCCGTTGAAATCCCTCCCGAACTCCTGGTGCAGCATTCCCTCCCTCAGCAGACACTGATTGAAGAATGGCTCTCAGAACAACGGGAACGCAAGGTTCAACTTCACTGCCCCAAGCAGCGTCAGAAAGCGGATCTGATCGAGCTCGTTCAACGCAATGCCGACTACGAGCTGCAGCGCGCCAAACAAGGTCAGGAACAGCAGGCTCTGGCAACGGAGGATCTAGCCCAGCTCCTTGAACTACCAGTGCCACCGCGACGAATTGAGGGCTACGACATCAGTCACATTCAGGGGAGTGATGCCGTTGCTTCCCAGGTGGTGTTCATTGATGGACTTCCGGCCAAGCAGCATTACCGCAAATACAAGATCCGCAGCAGCAGCATCCGCGCTGGTCACAGCGACGACTTCATGGCCATGGCGGAGATTATGCGCAGGCGTTTCCGGCGATGGGCTCGGGCCAAGAGAGAGGGTGTGGATGTGGGAGCACTGCGTCAGAAGGGTGGCAGTGCGCTGCAGACCGATGGACTCAACGACTGGCCTGATGTGGTGATGATTGATGGAGGGAAAGGTCAGTTATCGGCAGTGATGGAGGCGTTGAGAGAGCTGGATTTGCACGAGGACCTCACCATCTGCTCTCTGGCCAAACAACGGGAGGAGATTTTTCTTCCGGGGGAAAGCCAGCCGCTCGACACTGATCAAGACCAGCTGGGTGTTGCCCTGCTGCGCCGACTTCGCGATGAAGCCCACCGTTTTGCCGTCAGCTTTCACCGTCAGCAGCGTGGGGAACGCATGAAGCGGTCGCGCCTCTCAGATATTCCTGGTGTGGGTCCGAAGCGAGTAAAAGACCTGCTCGCCCATTTCCATTCGATCGATGCCATTCAATTGGCTTCGGTGGAGACCCTCGCGAAAGCCCCCGGTGTGGGGATCGCTCTGGCGCGCGATATCCGCCGTTTTTTCCATCCCGATGAGGACACACAGCAGGATGGAGCGGTTCAAGTCTCGGAGCCGATCAGCCGATGA
- a CDS encoding cryptochrome/photolyase family protein has product MEITLVFPHQLFADHPATKNGRPVALIEDPLLFGTDPQWPNRVHRQRLLLHRASMTVYAERLRGEGYTVFHRRHHQASTTEDHLQALLAAGFVSYHLADPLDHLLEKRLRRFVDRTGGELQILDSPMLLTPASMVEEHFASGRKPFMAKFYEHQRRRMGLLLDDDGGPLGGQWSFDADNRKKLPKGISVPAEPFHGSGAEVEQARRELETENCPGIGSWEPFGYPIRHEDAERWLQTFLDHRFRDFGAYEDAISTQHRVMWHSVLTPMLNVGLLTPQQVLDRTLERAADGDIPLNSLEGFIRQIVGWREFMAVMYRRHGVVMRNSNFWQFEDRPIPDAFYTGTTGLPPVDDAISHALSSGYCHHIERLMLLGNIMLLCGFHPQRVYQWFMELFVDAYDWVMVPNVFGMSQFADGGLFTTKPYLSGSNYVRKMSDYKKGAWCDVWDGLFWSFIKRHEDFFRKQYRLAMMARNLDRMDPGTLLDHQRCASGFLDGLV; this is encoded by the coding sequence GTGGAGATCACCCTGGTATTCCCCCATCAGCTGTTTGCGGACCATCCGGCCACCAAGAACGGTCGTCCCGTGGCCCTGATCGAGGACCCGCTCCTCTTCGGTACTGATCCTCAATGGCCAAACCGAGTGCATCGGCAGCGTCTTCTGCTGCACAGGGCCTCAATGACGGTCTATGCCGAGAGGTTGCGGGGTGAGGGTTACACAGTTTTCCATCGCCGACATCACCAAGCGAGCACCACCGAGGATCACCTTCAAGCTCTTTTGGCAGCAGGGTTCGTCAGCTACCACCTGGCTGATCCGCTCGATCACTTGCTTGAGAAACGCTTGCGTCGGTTCGTGGACCGCACGGGGGGAGAGCTCCAAATCCTGGACTCGCCGATGCTTCTCACCCCGGCGTCGATGGTTGAGGAGCACTTCGCCAGCGGCCGCAAACCCTTCATGGCCAAGTTTTATGAGCATCAGCGACGGCGGATGGGGTTGCTTCTGGACGATGACGGAGGACCGCTTGGAGGCCAGTGGAGTTTCGATGCCGACAATCGCAAGAAGCTCCCGAAAGGGATCAGCGTTCCAGCCGAGCCCTTTCATGGCAGTGGAGCCGAAGTCGAACAAGCGCGTCGAGAACTCGAGACTGAGAATTGTCCTGGCATTGGCAGCTGGGAGCCCTTTGGTTACCCCATTCGGCATGAGGACGCGGAACGATGGTTGCAGACGTTTCTGGACCATCGCTTCCGTGATTTTGGTGCTTATGAGGATGCGATCAGCACCCAGCATCGCGTGATGTGGCACAGCGTTCTCACGCCGATGCTCAACGTGGGTCTGCTAACGCCACAACAGGTTCTCGACCGCACCCTCGAGCGTGCTGCGGACGGTGACATTCCTCTCAATTCTCTGGAGGGATTCATTCGTCAGATCGTGGGTTGGCGTGAATTCATGGCCGTGATGTATCGCCGCCATGGTGTGGTTATGCGCAACAGCAATTTTTGGCAGTTTGAGGACAGACCAATCCCTGACGCCTTCTACACCGGGACAACAGGACTCCCTCCTGTGGATGACGCCATCAGCCATGCCCTGAGCAGTGGCTATTGCCATCACATCGAACGGCTGATGCTGCTTGGCAACATCATGTTGCTCTGCGGCTTTCATCCCCAACGGGTGTACCAGTGGTTCATGGAGCTGTTTGTTGACGCCTACGACTGGGTGATGGTTCCGAACGTCTTCGGCATGAGCCAGTTCGCTGACGGAGGGCTCTTCACCACCAAGCCTTACCTCTCAGGCTCGAATTATGTCCGCAAGATGTCCGACTACAAAAAGGGGGCTTGGTGTGACGTCTGGGACGGTTTGTTCTGGAGTTTCATCAAACGCCACGAAGACTTCTTCCGAAAGCAGTACCGACTGGCGATGATGGCGCGGAACCTTGATCGCATGGATCCAGGCACCCTCCTGGATCACCAACGATGTGCTTCTGGGTTTCTTGACGGGCTGGTCTGA
- the hemJ gene encoding protoporphyrinogen oxidase HemJ: MTLPPEAYLWFKTLHIVGVVVWFAGLFYLVRLFIYHVEAEELEPDLSLAFKNQYGLMEKRLANIITTPGMIVAVSMAIGLLVAQPTWLQQGWMHAKLAFVAALLVYHWFCYRLMGQLQAGRCQWSGKQLRALNELPTLLLVIVVMLVVFKSQFPTSAATWFIVGLVVFMAASIQFYARWRRLKAESIAVESSHAS; this comes from the coding sequence ATGACGCTTCCTCCCGAGGCCTATCTCTGGTTCAAGACCCTCCACATCGTGGGTGTGGTGGTCTGGTTTGCAGGTCTCTTCTATCTCGTCCGTCTTTTCATCTATCACGTGGAAGCCGAGGAGCTGGAGCCAGACCTGAGTCTGGCCTTCAAAAACCAGTACGGGCTCATGGAAAAGCGACTGGCCAACATCATCACGACCCCTGGGATGATCGTGGCTGTGTCGATGGCCATCGGACTGCTGGTCGCGCAACCGACATGGCTGCAACAGGGATGGATGCACGCCAAGCTTGCTTTCGTGGCAGCTTTGCTTGTCTATCACTGGTTCTGCTACAGGCTGATGGGTCAACTGCAGGCAGGCCGTTGTCAGTGGAGTGGCAAGCAGTTGCGGGCCTTGAATGAACTGCCAACGCTGCTCCTGGTGATCGTGGTGATGCTGGTGGTGTTCAAATCTCAGTTCCCGACGAGTGCAGCCACCTGGTTCATCGTGGGGCTCGTGGTCTTCATGGCTGCTTCGATTCAGTTTTATGCCCGATGGCGTCGGCTAAAAGCGGAATCCATCGCTGTGGAGTCCAGTCATGCCAGCTGA
- a CDS encoding PHP domain-containing protein yields MPADLHPLRAILETVGPQSCPSELNFHCHTICSDGSLQPEDLIRQASSNGLLHLAVTDHHSTAAYLPMQTWLQAQQAHGHSVPTLWTGMEISCILRGCLVHVLALGFEPGHPRLAVYNRGDAVVGEALRADSVVKAIHDAGGLAVLAHPARYRLGFRELIDAAADLGIDGGEAWYDYDMQPHWQWTPMVCEQIDAQLKNLGLLRTCGTDSHGVDLRGR; encoded by the coding sequence ATGCCAGCTGATCTGCACCCCCTTCGGGCGATTCTTGAGACAGTCGGCCCTCAGAGCTGCCCCAGTGAGCTCAATTTTCACTGCCACACCATCTGCAGTGATGGAAGCCTTCAACCGGAGGATCTGATCCGACAGGCCAGTAGCAATGGCCTGCTTCACCTCGCGGTCACAGACCATCATTCGACTGCTGCCTATCTGCCCATGCAGACCTGGCTGCAGGCGCAGCAGGCCCATGGCCATTCAGTGCCAACACTCTGGACTGGGATGGAAATCAGCTGCATTCTTCGCGGCTGCCTGGTTCATGTGTTGGCTCTCGGTTTCGAACCGGGACATCCGCGGTTGGCGGTCTACAACCGTGGTGATGCTGTTGTCGGTGAAGCACTACGTGCTGACAGCGTGGTCAAGGCCATTCACGACGCTGGGGGATTGGCCGTTCTTGCTCACCCTGCCCGTTACAGGTTGGGATTTCGTGAACTGATCGATGCCGCTGCAGATCTGGGAATCGACGGTGGCGAAGCCTGGTACGACTACGACATGCAACCTCACTGGCAGTGGACTCCCATGGTCTGTGAACAGATCGATGCTCAGTTGAAGAACCTTGGCCTTTTGCGTACGTGTGGAACCGACAGCCACGGAGTTGACCTGAGAGGTCGCTAA